Part of the Candoia aspera isolate rCanAsp1 chromosome 1, rCanAsp1.hap2, whole genome shotgun sequence genome, GAGATCAGCGGACCCAGTGCTGCTCTTCCTAGTTCCAATCTGACCTTCAGACAAAAAAATGAAGCATGGAACTGATGGGAGCCAGTACAAAGAGGGCAGCAGTTCTTACCCCGTTGCCAAGTCCTTTGTATTGCCTTTGAACTGCTAACTCGGTGTAATAGCTCCCCAGCTTGGGAGAAAACAATTATCCTAGCAGCAATGAGTTTTATTTCCAGGTTTGGTTAACTCACTGgccattaaataaaatattaaaaaaatattgaagggAAGCAGGAGCTTAAACAGTTAAGGATAACACTGTTTCACAACAGAGCTCTTCCCAAGAAACATAATTTTGTCCCCTGAAGTATAGGGCATGCTTTAAACTCTGGCTGGAGTTAAAGTCTTCTGTTCACTCTAAGACAGTTATGCTCTGATCTATAAAGGAAATTAAATAGAACACATTTGTGTGAAATTATTACCAACCCCAAGATGTCTCTCACAACATAACTCGTTACTACTTTTCACAGAAGTAATGCTGTAGATTTCCTGTAGGTTACCTATCCCACAAGAGACCAGAAGAACCCCGGCATCCTGGAAGAACGGCCTGTACGCCAAGAATAGATTATATCGATGTCATGGTCACGATTAGAGGCTGAGAGCTGGTGATAATGAAGCAGCCTTTCCCCAGCTTGATTTTAAAGGGGGCTTTTCCATCATCTGATCAAAATACTCAAAACGCTATGGAATCTATTAACTGCTTTTTGTGGCAGATTCCTTACTACTTGCCATGGAATTTAAGTGCAGTACTGACCGCTACCCCACCTCACCAAGTAGTCAAAGCACTTCCTTGCCACCAGTTGCACTCACTAGCTCAGAACATCCACCTCAGTTTCAGATATGGGAGAAGGATCTGGCCGGACACATTCGATATTAAGAAAGAGCTCCTCTACCCCACCAACGTCTATGTTTTCTTCTTCTAGGCTGGCTAAGAAGGACGGCAGCTTGCAGTCCAGGTGGTGCTGCACACCGTTGCTCAGCACTGCTTCAGTAAGTGACTGCATTTCTGCATCTGAGATTCCCACATCATAGGTTAGAAGCCCTTGGTTCTCATCACCCATCCAAGTGACAGGCAAAGGCTCAGCAAACTTTGCAGTCCCATTTGTGGATTCAGACAGCTGACACTGAGCCGCTGTCCAATCCCCCAGCTGGGGAGAGGCTGACATGCACAAAGAAAGACAGTCACCGTTAGGCTCAGCTGTTACAAGAGGAAGATAGCTAAGGACAGGGTCCAACAAAGGGCCCCCATTTGTTGAGCCACCGGCATTTTTGGTGATTTTCAGCTCAGGAGCCTCTTGTGGGAGACTAATTTTTATCTTCTCCAACTGTGGACCAACTGTACaacacttctctttttcttcaattCCAAAAGTTCGCAGGGCATTCTCATTTGCATGGGGTGAAGCACACAGACCTTGTGCAGTAGTGGTGCTCTGGATTCCCGCAGTGGCATCCTCATCAGCCAGAAGCAAGTCTAGCATCTGTTCCAACTCTCCAGCTGAAGCAAGACTATCATACTGCTCTCCCTTAGTCAGATGGTCTAGCATAAATGCATTCATGTCATAATGATTCCCAGCAGCACTATCTCCTTCATCTAAGGCCACCTTGTTCTCAGGTAGTTCTACCACACTCTTTTCAGGACCTGGTGCAGCCTCAACAGTTGCAGGGAGCAGTTTAGCAGACCGAGCCAACTGCTGCACATCTGCTCCTTCTGGTTTAGGACGTCTGGGCTGAGATTGGGAACCCTCATCTTTCAAAGTGCACACAGCATTTGCCACCATTGTGGGCTGCATAGCAGGTGATTCTTGCACCACTTCCCAGCAGCTGCCGTTGATAACTTTCCTGAGCTTTACCCGGCCAATCTGACCTACTTCTTGGGGACGGTTTGAGCTGGACATTGGCTCACTGGAGGTGCGCTTTCTGCCTTTAGTAGATTTTGGAAGGAGAGGGGGGCTCCAGAAGCCACGCAAATGGTTACTATCTTCTCTTTTTGCCTCATCCTTGCCGGGACACTTTTGTCTCCAGAGACGTCCAACAGACCTTGAGGATTTCCTGGATGTCCCAGTGCAATGGTCTTTGGTGGCACAAGGCACAGATACAGGCAGTGAGGAAAGCTTTGGACGGCTGAGCTTTATCTTTTTTGAATCCTGCAAACTGGCTCTAGTGTGTGCATCTCCAGCCTCAGCCTCCTTTCTATGCAGACCACCATTCTCATTACTGCCCTCTATATTCCTTACCATGCCTGAAGGGtgttttttaacttttgttttcaGGGGATCAGCAGTAATTGTCTGGCCCTTTGAAATCTGTTTGTCACTACTCAGCAATGCTGCAGTAAGCTTTTGCTTCTTTACGTCCTTCTGATCAGTACTGTTGTGGCTACTTATTTCTTTGGAACATGGTATAAAATCACTGCTGGATGTTGCTTGCTTGCCTGCAGCTACCCAGGATGTCAAGCTACCTCCAGAGGGAGAAGAATGAATTAAACTTGTCTCTGACATGGACACTGGACTGGCTAGCTGCAAACAGTTCCTGTTCAATCGCCGGCCCAGTGTTTTTTTTACTAACTTTCCTCCCTCTAACTGTAAAGAATCTAGCTCTGACACCTGAAGCTGTCGTGCAGCTGCAATAATATCCTGGGCTTCTTCCCGGGACACCTCCATTTCAGACGTGTAGAGGAAATCTACCAATTTACGCAACGTCCCAATTTTCAGCCCCCGAATTTCCAGCACCACTTTGTGTCCCTTGGGGGGCATTTCTCGCTCCAACTGCTCTGTGAAGAAGGGGCTGCAGGCCGACAAGATGCAACAATGAGCTGGAACGGCTTCGCCTACAAAGAACACCATTATTAGCAGGTATGTTACTAGCGGACCATCAATTTTGAATGAGGATGTTCCTCATGGGCTAGTCTTTAAATTTTCCCACAGTGAATACATAATCTCAGGAAAAATAAGAATTGTACTGGGTCATGGCAAAGACATATCTAGTCCTACATTCTGTTCCCAGGGTGGCTAACCAGAAGCTAGTTAGAATCATCAAACTCCAGCTCTCTGGGAAGGCTATTTCACTTGCCCTGGCTAAATCAAATACCTACATGCATCTTGAAATAACATCTCCCCAAGCAACTGCTTTTGTACCCTTTTTCTGACAGAACAGAGGAAGTGCAAAGGAGCAGAAGGGGCAGGGTGTCAGAGAAGAATCTGGACTTCATTGGAAGATGGCAGGCTGGAGGAAAAAGCCTGGTCCATTAGCCAGATATTGCCATTCCCAATACAGAGATCGCTTGAGCTGGTTTATATTTTAATCACACTAActtaaataatgtatttaagtAAGTTTAGGTATTTTAAACTGCATCTTTCAGCTGTTAATTTAAAATAGTTATACTTCTAAAATAAAGTTGCAAGAACAGGGTTCCTGTATAAAAGGGGATATTTTAGCTCACTCTATCCTTCCTGTTTACATCAACTTACTGGATGGtgttagaatatgcattttaataaacaaaagcaTACAATACATTCAccagacttccggtggggacacggcagactgagcagctgtgcctgcgggctccATGGGCGGAACTGACAAtggggcaatttttttcaggctcaggcaggttttcctgaagcccaggagtgttcttcggatgaaggaaaacaccaggaatcaccccatctgccctccagacagctgcttgcagccagaagatcgcgaACAGCTTttcacattcgactggtaagagctagctgggacgTCACATTTCTCAAGTCGCGcttagccttaaagggacagtaagaccggccaccccatttctaaatcactcaatttatatatatatttttaagtatgcgtaccctaagagaggctttctacagcaaggagaagcggactttcttggtgcttattattttgggtattactttttaaaaaaactctttttgaagttttggaattcttttcccttccatatataaaggaggactgagagtaagtAATTGTCttcttgttattattttggtattaaatttgaagatattagcatttccctacatgttgaattggctgatttaaaccttcagctttttgtttctactttcccttggaaaCTGCCTGTTTATCTCGTTCACTTTGTGTAAATATACTCTGaaactttttcatatttttgacttttgctggttaagctcctagggggcaccataatctattgcttgagacatggaggattttaaacagatttttttggacttccatcaagattttaaacagatattttctgactcctatcaaatttttatacaagacattcaggacactgtggaaaatatgaagtctacaatgtgtcatctggttggggatgtagtagatgaaattgaggaattcaacaatgatagaaatgtttcttctaagaatgagattgggatttctgttgagatgctggatgaagattggatagtggagttggagaatttttttttttaataagaattttattaagtttcaaagaaagatagAAGCTAcagaaactacaaagaaaaaaagaaaaaactaaataagtgcagaaacacaagagaaattttttttaaattacagaaaggtgacttctgacttttaacagcaaggatatacaattttccataatcaataccttactctatattaaaccaaaatcacattatttctataaatcattccattggcacattataaaaatcactaaatacagttgctccctccccttatatttaaatgaatgaatgaatgaaatacctcctaatcaactcccccccaagataacatttatttccttcctactactattctatacattcctgtctattataataaagatcaaactaaaaaacatataaattgtctaccattatacttgataatacaacaattttaataatcatattaaaccccaaaccaagcaatattttatatacattaatcttaatccaaattgttaaagataaatgaaatcagccaaaccctaaaagcaatccaggtaaatattcttaaacccttatcccacttcaataAACAGCctaactgccccctcaaaaactctgacttctcttcagaaatcctctcatacataataactccttcttttccaaggcactccatcaaaaaatccatttcacttatgccttgcaactcGATTTCTCCCTTTAATCAACtgaactatccaatcttcatccagcatttcaacagaaatcaaaGAGACAttcctgttgctgttaaattcctcagtttcatccatgacatccccaaccagatgacacattttaaaactcatattttccacaatgttctgaatgccttgcataaaaacctggcaagaatcagaaagaatctgtttaaaatctcagtggaagtcagagagtctgtttaagatcctccatgactcaagcagtagattacggcgcccccaggagcttaaccagcagaagtcgaagatatgaaagaatgtgtttacacaagagaaagtataagcagacaattccccagagaaagtagaagcagaaaactgaaagttcaaaacagccaattcaacgtgtaggaaaatgctaacatcttcaaatttagtacaaaaataataacagggagacaattatttacttgtaatcctccttagtatttggatggaaaacaagccaaagcttaaaaataatttttaaaaaaaataataatcccaaaaataatgataagcaccaagagaacctgcttctccttgctgtagaaagcctctcttaggatacatatacttaaaatatatatatataaattgggtgatttagaaatagggtggccggtcttaatgtccctttaaggctatagcatggcttggaaaatggtgatgtcccagcctcccggctactcttaccagtcgagcatgAACACTGTGATCTTCTAGCTTCAAGccgctgtctggaggacagatggggtgattccaagtgttttcctttcccggaaaaacactcctgggcttcaggaaaaacctgcctgagccccaaaaaaatgctgcgttgtcagttctgcctgctaagcctgcaggcacagctgttcaccatatcctcaccagaagtcctggagttggagaaattcagcggagggagggatctgcaagcaataaataaaattgactttttggtgaaatgttatgaaaaagaagggctcattatgtatgggaagttttctgaagagaagttggaatttttgaggggggcagttgggctgtttgacgtttttcaagagaaaagctctgtgcacattgtggggatatgtaaatgctctggtttattctgaagtgggataagggttaaagaatgtttacctggattgcttttagggtttatttgtttttaaggatatggattaagatgattatgtttcaaattgcttttctttttggggtttattaagattaagattattaaaactgttgtagtattgagtataatggcagacaatttatgtgctttttagtttgacttttattatagtagacagaaatgtatagaacagtagtaggaagggaataattaaatgttattttgggggggaagttgtttaggaggtttatacgattttttttctttattttaatataaggggaaggagtaactatacttagtgatataatgtgctaaaggggaatgatttatagaaataatgtgattttggtttaatatagagtaagagattgattatggaaaatttttgtatatccttgctgttaaaagtcggaagtcacatctttctgtaatgttgtaaaatttttcttttgtgttttcacacctttttagtttttctttttttatagtttttttgatttttcgtagcttttatctcttttaacttaataaaaatcatcatcatcatcatcatcatcaaagcatAAGTACACCTTCCCTAAAGTaaatttgctttgatttttgCGGGGTTAGTGATGCTTCTTTAAGACAAATGCTTAGCAATTTGTTCTAGTTATTTTGGGACAACTGAGTAACAAAAAACAATTTCAGACTGTATAAACTACCATTATGTATTTTATTCACAACAAATAAGATATACTAAACAAATCCATAGGCATGCCCCAGCTAAAATTAAGCACTTCAAATGGCCCCCGTAGATTTCAATGGAAGAATTAAGCACAAGTAAAAATAACAGCACTCCAAACTTTTGCTGGCTTAACTTTCCTGAATCTATCATGTATTTCTTTGCAAAATTTCACTATGGCTAAATGTTTCAAGTGCAAGGGCTTAATACTCCATGCCTACTCAGAACCCAACCTCCATATTGCAAGCCACTTTCCTTAAAATGGGTGGGGATGAGGGTGGAAGGACAAAGTATTTGGTGGAAGGACAAAGTATTCTAAATACCACTTTTCCTCAACCCGATAGCCTCTGGATGTGATTGAGAAATTCTAGGAATCACAGTCTGGGGGGTATCAGACTGGGGGAGGTAGAAGAATGCTTTCACGGGCACTTCATATTACTTCAAATCTCAAGGCGAGTCATGGCATTGAGAACAGGGCAATTAAGACATGTTTCCAccatattctaaataaaaccactACACTAACAAAATGAATAATAGATCTTTGGGACAATTATTAGAGCTATGCAAATCCTATAAAAGGGGTACTCTGCAAAAAGCCAAAGCTACTGCTCTTTTTTTATCCAGCAAAGCAGCTATGCTTACATACATATATGGAAAGACATAGCACAACTTATAAAAGCGCCTGAAAAAAAGGTCTCTCTTCAAAAACACATGTTGCATATAGGCTTCTACAACTTGAAAAACACCTCTTTACAGGACTTGCACAGCCCTAAAAATTATTCAGCCAAAATACCACAACTTGAGCCACTCTATTTATTTTAGGTATCTGTCTCTCAGATTTTAGCATTAGTACCTTCTGCTTGTAGAACAACGTCACAAAATAAGTCAGCCCTTTGCTGGCGATGGAGCTGTAGGAACACCATACGGAGTAGACGAGAATTCCTGTACAGAATCTTGGGATTTGCAGCTGAAGAACTCATGGTAGCAGATCCTTCCTTCATCATATACCAGACTTCTATGAAATAAATATTGCCCAGGTTAGCATTGCACCTAAAGTCTATGCTTAATTCTCACTGAACTGCGTTCAATAGGATTTATTCCAAGTAAATTCACAGTATGTTCAGAATTTACTGTCTAATTGCACATTACTTGGCATAGGAAAGATACATGCACATTTTCCTTCATGTTATTCTGTCAAAGTTTGCCTTTAATTCTACCTGCAGTATTCTGCTAACATCAGAGAAATATATTAGTTTTACCTCAATGAATATATTCTAAAAGAGCATTTCTGAACTGCCTAAATAGCCTGGAAGAAAAGAGACATGTGGATTtttcaatcttgccagactgatcGTGATGTTAAGCACAAGTCCTA contains:
- the BTBD18 gene encoding BTB/POZ domain-containing protein 18, whose amino-acid sequence is MRPHRKDHGGYFLCVKKEVWYMMKEGSATMSSSAANPKILYRNSRLLRMVFLQLHRQQRADLFCDVVLQAEGEAVPAHCCILSACSPFFTEQLEREMPPKGHKVVLEIRGLKIGTLRKLVDFLYTSEMEVSREEAQDIIAAARQLQVSELDSLQLEGGKLVKKTLGRRLNRNCLQLASPVSMSETSLIHSSPSGGSLTSWVAAGKQATSSSDFIPCSKEISSHNSTDQKDVKKQKLTAALLSSDKQISKGQTITADPLKTKVKKHPSGMVRNIEGSNENGGLHRKEAEAGDAHTRASLQDSKKIKLSRPKLSSLPVSVPCATKDHCTGTSRKSSRSVGRLWRQKCPGKDEAKREDSNHLRGFWSPPLLPKSTKGRKRTSSEPMSSSNRPQEVGQIGRVKLRKVINGSCWEVVQESPAMQPTMVANAVCTLKDEGSQSQPRRPKPEGADVQQLARSAKLLPATVEAAPGPEKSVVELPENKVALDEGDSAAGNHYDMNAFMLDHLTKGEQYDSLASAGELEQMLDLLLADEDATAGIQSTTTAQGLCASPHANENALRTFGIEEKEKCCTVGPQLEKIKISLPQEAPELKITKNAGGSTNGGPLLDPVLSYLPLVTAEPNGDCLSLCMSASPQLGDWTAAQCQLSESTNGTAKFAEPLPVTWMGDENQGLLTYDVGISDAEMQSLTEAVLSNGVQHHLDCKLPSFLASLEEENIDVGGVEELFLNIECVRPDPSPISETEVDVLSYFFTEKCIQVQ